The Panicum virgatum strain AP13 chromosome 5K, P.virgatum_v5, whole genome shotgun sequence genome has a window encoding:
- the LOC120710183 gene encoding uncharacterized protein LOC120710183 — MRPAAAGPRGGGLGQSLLHEEQGRLQLPVNTVTGYLKSIEPLNGTNYPSWYKDVNVDIAVCEYDLALRQNKPAEPADPNGDRTAIEKWERSDRMANMIIKNTITPAICGAIPDKDKDGNDLSAKAYLAKVEENFKSSSKTYASTLIMKMLTSQYDG; from the exons atgcggccggcggccgcgggcccacgaggcggcggcctgggccaGAGCCTGCTGCAtgaggagcaggggcggctgCAGCTCCCAG tgaacacTGTGACGGGCTACCTGAAATCCATTGAGCCCCTAAATGGCACCAACTATCCAAGCTGGTATAAAGATGTTAATGTTGACATTGCTGTGTGCGAGTATGATCTCGCCTTACGTCAAAACAAGCCAGCAGAGCCCGCTGATCCCAATGGTGATCGTACTGCCATTGAGAAGTGGGAGAGATCAGACAGGATGGCCAACATGATCATTAAGAACACGATCACTCCGGCCATCTGTGGTGCTATTCCTGATAAGGACAAGGATGGTAATGATCTGAGCGCCAAGGCATACCTTGCCAAGGTGGAGGAGAACTTTAAGAGTTCTTCCAAGACTTATGCTAGCACCCTGATCATGAAGATGCTGACTTCACAGTATGATGGGTAA
- the LOC120708129 gene encoding uncharacterized protein LOC120708129 — protein sequence MSMCDMVNKLKTLDIAISDGFLVHFIMTSLPVQYSPFKISYNTQKATWSMAELISYCVEEEERQKAERMKDAVNMVSEHFRRVSMSNTPKHQAESGSSRQHKRKFKGHKRKVVSHKKTSNERLCKFCKSPKHEQKDCHGFKEWLKNKGIQFDPYYKRGGAKPKSG from the exons ATGAGCATGTGTGACATGGTAAATAAGCTGAAGACACTGGATATTGCTATCTCTGATGGTTTTCTGGTGCACTTCATCATGACTTCTCTGCCAGTACAGTACAGTCCCTTCAAAATAAGCTACAACACACAGAAGGCGACTTGGAGCATGGCTGAGCTCATTAGCTACtgtgttgaggaagaagaaaggcagaaagctgAGAGGATGAAGGATGCTGTCAACATGGTCAGCGAGCACTTTAGGCGTGTCAGCATGAGCAACACTCCTAAGCATCAGGCTGAGtctggcagcagcaggcagcataaGAGAAAGTTTAAGGGCCATAAGAGAAAGGTCGTGTCACATAAGAAGACCTCTAATGAGAGGCTGTGCAAGTTCTGCAAGTCACCTAAACATGAGCAGAAGGATTGCCATGGATTTAAGGAGTGGCTTAAGAACAAAG GTATTCAGTTCGATCCGTACTATAAGAGAGGGGGAGCGAAGCCTAAGAGTGGCTGA
- the LOC120708130 gene encoding protein NRT1/ PTR FAMILY 1.2-like, which yields MFSGIGAAVGAAIRNHRARLPAKTGDGVYHHLKDSKLTVPTDQLRFLNKACMVCATKEEDTESPSNSAASAALPERLGRSGKRLYPVD from the exons ATGTTCTCCGGGAtaggcgccgccgtcggcgccgcgATCAGGAACCACAGGGCGCGGTTGCCGGCCAAGACCGGCGACGGCGTGTACCACCACCTCAAGGACTCCAAGCTCACTGTCCCCACAGACCAGCTGAG GTTCTTGAACAAGGCGTGCATGGTCTGCGCCACCAAGGAGGAGGACACGGAGTCCCCCAGCAACAGCGCGGCGTCGGCTGCGCTCCCGGAGCGGCTCGGCCGCAGCGGGAAGAGGCTGTACCCGGTGGACTga